The DNA segment AAAAGATTCACTTACCAGTCTGATATATACAATACCTTATTGATATGGAAACTTTTCACTTCATTTAATGGCTAatgcatttaattaatttaattttaataatgtaaCGAGTCTCTTGTTTGTTTAGCTAccaatttaataatttgtaacTAATAGTACTAGCGTGTATATATGGAAACTTTTCACTTCATTTAATGGCTAatgcatttaattaatttaattttaataatgtaaCGAGTCTCGTGTTTGTTTAGCTAccaatttaataatttgtaacTACTAGtactaacatgtatatattttattcaagaattttatgtgcagtcactattatgtatttttttgtatACTCTGTTGAtgtaattagttatatattaaaaaaaattgactcagtcaatcatattaataaagtgcataaaaaatatgtaaaaataactatatataatattattcgattttattatataattatataatgacagaggaaaaaaaattgtgtgCGTCCCGTACACACTCTTCTACGGCTATCCGTGCACCGCGATCATTTCCTTCACTGAAAAGCCCACTTGGTTCCGTCATCGAAGATGGGCCTAAGCTTGGCGGAGCCAAGGGCCCGAAGCTCCTAAAATATTGAAAGTTCCTtccttaaaattaatttcttagaCTCCTGAAAATATTAGTTAATTTCCTTTACGAGCATACTATGCTCGTATGTATGGACGTCCATCTATTATTGCAGGCGGTCGATCAACTTTCACACTTTCATCGAATGCAGAGTAGTGGAAACTGGAAACACAAATCGCCATGGAATCCttttctgctgctgctgcttcttcttcttcttccctaaTAGGCATGGCGCAAAAGACCTGGGAGCTGGAGAACAACATACTTCCCATGGACACCGCGAAGACGAACCCGGACCCGGCCTCCGACGCCATATTCTACTACGACGAGGCCTCGCAGGCCAACTTCCAGCAGGAGAAGCCGTGGGCGAACGACCCCCACTACTTCAAGCGCGTGAAGATCTCCGCCCTGGCTCTCCTGAAGATGGTGGTCCACGCGCGCTCCGGTGGAACCATCGAGGTCATGGGCCTCATGCAGGGGAAAACCGATGGCGACGCTATTATAGTTATGGACGCCTTTGCCTTACCCGTCGAAGGCACAGAGACTAGGGTTAATGCCCAGGCCGATGCATACGAGTATATGGTCGATTATTCCCAGACTAACAaaatggtctctctctctctctctctctctctctctcgaatgACGAATAATAACGCTAGGAGTTGTTTTGGGGATTTAAGAAGCTGCATTGTGGGTTATTAGAATCTGATTTATGAGAAATCGTAGTGTTGTCtgccaaatttttattttaaatcagttttgaaaaaaaatctatgtATTTAGGAGCTGATATAGAAGTAAAGAAGGGAAAGTAGCGAAGTAATGTTGATCACTCCAATTTTCATCATTCTTtcattatttatgaaattgtattaaatgattgaaactattcattttattttatttgtaaacttATCCACGTCATCACAAAATAGacgatgaataaattttttcaaggTAGCCTCAGTCTGATACCGCAGTTAGCGTTTTACGCTAGTGAGCAGTGAATCTTTTTAAAGTACGTCCGGCCGGTGGCATTCATAAGGTTTTTgaagttttatttctatttacatATATAACCTAGCTCAAAGTTGATGCTTAACAAGAAGCAGTTCGCGAGTATGTGTTTCCACTTCTTTGCATAATTGCATTTGAGTTCTATAAAGGATTTTAAAAACCTGATTGAGTGCTGACTCTAATATTTGCTTATggaaatttaattcatttcttaaacttattacaaaaaatattttgttagttTCCAAGTCATGTTAATTATAACTTACAAGAGTTTCTTGTGTTTGATTTACCTACCGTTTCATGGTTTATATTTATAGAGATTGAATTTCATCTCTGAATTGACCATCCTTGAAACTTCTATCTTCGCTGTCTTGGCACACTATCTAACTCCACTAGAATGGATTGTTATTTAGTCTTTATCGACTCACCAGGTAGTATTTATACCATCTAATGGGGTGAGTTCTCTTACAGTATATGTTGATGGTGCAGGCAGGGCGGTTGGAAAACGTTGTTGGGTGGTACCATTCTCATCCTGGCTATGGATGCTGGCTTTCGGGGATCGATGTTTCAACACAAATGCTAAACCAGCAATTTCAGGAACCTTTTTTGGCAATTGTTATAGATCCAACAAGAACTGTTTCTGCTGGAAAAGTTGAGATTGGGGCATTCAGGACATATCCAGAAGGATATAAGCCTCCAGATCAGCCAGTCTCCGAGTACCAGACCATCCCTCTGAATAAGATTGAAGACTTTGGTGTACACTGTAAACAGGTTAACCTTTCATTGTCTCCAGCTCCTTGGGAAACTTGCTGTTCGGCGTTGTATTAATGCCGTTTGTATGTGTTTTCGCAGTATTATGCTTTGGATATCACTTATTTTAAGTCTTCTCTTGATTGCCACCTCTTGGATCTGCTATGGAACAAGTATTGGGTGAATACCCTTTCGTCTTCACCTTTATTAGGTAATGGCGACTATGTTGCAGGACAAATCTCAGATCTAGGTAATTCTTCTTCTTGAGCCATACAAGTTTCttcaattttatttcaaattacttGTCGTGGTTGACTAGAGTAGTTGTGAAGATTAAACTAATTAGGTGGTGCCATCTGTATGGCGCAGCTGAAAAGCTGGAGCAGGCAGAGAACCAACTAGCTCACTCCGGCTTTGGGCCACTAATAGCACCCCCTCCAAGGAAGAAAGAGGTCAGCTTACTTATCTTGCCTTAAAAATGGTAATATACTTTTGTTTACTAGAAGATGAGCATCAATTTCATTCCCTTGGTCACATGAAGAGGAATGTCCTTCAAATCATTGCTTAGCCTTGAGTCATGCAGCATTTCagaatcctttttctttttcttttttttcctttttccttttttttatatttaacgTAAACAAATTTTATGGTTACTTGAACTGATCCCGAAATGCCCAGCAGGcgatgctcttgtatatgtcccatataCTAGGAACATTCTCATGATCTATATGCCTGAAATAATTGAGGTTAGTTGGGTGAAAATTGAGTGTACATTGCACTTGTAGAGAGGGGAGCATGGTTTCTTTGTTGTGTTTTGGTGTTAAATATTCATTAGGTGAAGGGGGTATACCTAATAGAAATTTTTCTACAGAAGAGATTCgatacaaataaaaaccaaagatTCAAAGTTCACCAGTACACACAGGTGAATGGTGCAGGCCCATGTAATCTTTTTAGAAATTTGGTGTTAGGGGCAGATTTGCTTTAATTTGCAACATCTTGTTTCAGTTTGTAAGCTGGATCAACTATCACCTCTTTGTTACCCTCCCCTGCAACAACCCTGTGTGTTTATATAATCTTGATCCTGTATTAATTGCAGGAAGAACCTCAACTTGCAAAGATTACTCGTGATAGTGCAAAGATAACTGTGGAGCAGGTTCATGGTTCAATGTCACAGGTGACTGATCCTTGCGGCCTTTTGAGCATTCATGCCTTCTCTATATGAAATTTAACAGTTGGCAGGTGTTTTGTTTCACAAATATTATGTTCCTaacaaatttatatttctttgcCATTCAGGTTATCAAAGATATCCTTTTCAACTCTGAGGCAACCTAACAAATCTCGCAAAGGGCCATATGACCCCAAGCCAATGATTGACAAACTGATTTTGGCATACAAGGCAAAAGATGAACGCATTAACTTACCTTGACCTTTACTTTTCCTGAAGACGAGctgaaatataaaaatacaagTTCAATGTTCCGGAAATTGTTAATTTTTGCTCTGATGTAGATAATTTGCACCCCACGGTTTTTTTTAACACTAATATTTTGATACTCCTTGACAAGATAGCAACAATTAGTGACTCCTTAACAGCTATTTTAGTCAGAAAGTAAAACATGCAGTTCAAAGCAGTTGGTTGCCTGCTccagaaaataagagaaaaaagagcTGTGGGTTGTTTTTCTCTTGTCTACGTAATTTGGCTGGACTTTGGAGTTTCATATTAGGACAGATAAAATATGATTTATGAGAAGCTTACTTAAACCTGCGTATAGTTCTCTTCATAATCAGGACTTTGGTTGGGCCTTGTTGAAAGGAATAGGATTTTTGGACTCGGAGCTTTGTCCCCATTAGTTGTTTTAGGGTCAGTCCTGGGAATGTTCTCAATAGCCCAATGTTGTTTCGTACCACCAAAATCCCATTAGTTGTTCTTGACATTTCTGTATTTTCAATATCTtaatgcttgaaaaaaaaaatcgagaaAGACAACAATCTTACTGGACGCACGAAAGCATATGCTTCCCAATATTTCTTgttgaaatgaagaaaaaagaaacgatGGTTTCTAACAAAACGAGATTCCAAGAAAAATTAACAGTTCCTCTGCTAAGCAGTCGAACTGATTTTTAATGAATAACAGCTCTCCACTCAGAAGCTGCCACCTCAGCTAACACACTAAACTCACGCTACACTCATGCACACGAGATAATAACAACAAATTGAGATCTCCTATTCGAACCCGTGCTTCTTCAGACAACGTCGACCCTCAGCCAATCCTGAACGATCTTCACCACCAGTTCACCACCACACATCCATCGAGAATCCGTTCGTCGTCCTCCCGTCGTCCTCCTTGGCCGATTTGGTCCAGGCCGATTTCTGTATGATTATACCTGACGTGTGAGTCACCCACGCAAGCGCCGTTCTCATCTTCCACTGGTTTGTTGCCCACCACAATTCCTGACCAATCCGTTCATGGTTGACTCCAGTGGGCTTGGTGTTTCTCCATCCCAATCCACGGTTGTTGTTCACTGTAATTTTTAAATGGGCAAAGTTTAGTACCAGTAGCAGTTTACAAGGGATAAAATCTGCATTGCTTTCGATTTgctatttttatgaaatgtaattttatgtgatgtattaaatttataatgtgTGCTTGGAAGAAACAGAGCATTACATATTACTGATTTGTTGTTAAGGGTTTGTAGTGGCCAAAGGTGTTTGACAAAATGACTGAAAGAGATGGCCAAAGAGTTTATGTGATGTTGgacttttgtaaaatatattatgattgtaaacataatttttcatcAAACATGTTTACTTTCTGGTTTGCTTATAGGGAAGGCTCAAGAATTAGCCAACAAGAGagtattcatctcaatttattttacaaaatgacTAGTAATTCAAAGTTTCAGTATAAGGCATGACCAATAATTagaaatattcattttgaaaatataactaCTGTGAAGAAATGatttccaaaaaaagaaaaggaagaagagatgATTTTTTTAGAATATGGCATTACAAAAAGAAGAggattaaaaattatgattgtTGGAAAGAAACAATATAGAATGTGTGtggtttaaaaaaagaaaactagttaggtgtatatattattttgtctattttttttttatactttttcaaCAACTAGTTAGGCGTATAAACGCTTTCAATAATGGTTATATTATAATGAGTTCTAATTGATTGTGTGGTACTGTATTGAAGGAACCACTTTATAATCTTGATAGTGATGAATTTAAGGCTGAAAGTGTAGACATTCAATGTGATGTGAATGTTGAAGATGAGGTCAATGTTGAAGATGGAGTCAATGTCGAAGATGGGGTGAATGTGATGCCCTCTTCGACTAGTTGTCCTTTGGAGCCATACATTGGTATGTTATTTGACGATGTGGAAGACGCCCAAGCATATTATAAGGCATATGCAAGGCGTAAAGGATTTGCTATTCGGACGAATCATACTCGATTGTcgaaagataataaaaaactaCTTACAGTAGACTATATATGCACAAGGGAAGGATTTCGGAGGATAAAtcggaaagaaaaagaacaaataatGCCTGAACCTGACGAGACAAAGATTGGATGTAAAACTTTGATGGGTATAAAAAAGGATGGTGAACACTGGATAGTTAACAAGTTTGTAGTTGGACATAACCATGTTTTACTCACACCGAGAAGTACTAGTTTCCTACGTGGACATGGGGGAGTGACTAAAGtccaaaaaaaacttataatgaCTTTGAATGAGTTCGGGGTACTGACAAGAAAGATTATGTCGGTGTTGAGTAAAGAATCAGGTAGTGACTTCAATGTTGGCTGTATTGGCAAGGATGTAGAAAATTTCTTGGGCACCAAAAGGAGAAAAGTTTTTGAAGAGGGTGATGCACAACGACTATATTCCTACTTTCGTGATCGCCAATTTAAAGAACCTGAATTTGTGTATTCCATGCAAGTTGATAAAGATGGGTGTATGGAAAGTTGCTTTTGGGCTGATGCTAGATCAAGATCGGCATACCAGTATTTTGGAGACGTTGTCACATTTGATGCCACATACCTGACCAACATTTATAAAATGCCATTTGTGCCGTTTTCAGGAGTTAACCATCATCATCAGACAATCATGTTTGGTTGTGCTTTGTTAGTTAATGAGACGGCGGAGTCATATACATGGTTATTGAGAACCTGGCAAGAGGCAATGCTTGGACGTGCCCATTCAACGATAATTATTGATGATGATAAGGCGATGGCGAAAGCCATTGTAGAGGTACTACCGAATACAACTCATAGGTTGTGCTTGTGGCACATTCTCCAAAAGTTTCCTGAACACTTGGCCCATGTATATAACAAGTTTCTTGACTTTCAAAGAGATTTTCGTCATTGCATCCATGAGACTATTACAATTGCTGAGTTCGAAGAGGAATGGGCATCGATATTGATGAAGTATGATTTAGGAGAAAATAATTGGCTGCAAAATCTTT comes from the Carya illinoinensis cultivar Pawnee chromosome 8, C.illinoinensisPawnee_v1, whole genome shotgun sequence genome and includes:
- the LOC122318672 gene encoding protein FAR1-RELATED SEQUENCE 5-like, producing the protein MVDSSGLGVSPSQSTVVVHWKAQELANKREPLYNLDSDEFKAESVDIQCDVNVEDEVNVEDGVNVEDGVNVMPSSTSCPLEPYIGMLFDDVEDAQAYYKAYARRKGFAIRTNHTRLSKDNKKLLTVDYICTREGFRRINRKEKEQIMPEPDETKIGCKTLMGIKKDGEHWIVNKFVVGHNHVLLTPRSTSFLRGHGGVTKVQKKLIMTLNEFGVLTRKIMSVLSKESGSDFNVGCIGKDVENFLGTKRRKVFEEGDAQRLYSYFRDRQFKEPEFVYSMQVDKDGCMESCFWADARSRSAYQYFGDVVTFDATYLTNIYKMPFVPFSGVNHHHQTIMFGCALLVNETAESYTWLLRTWQEAMLGRAHSTIIIDDDKAMAKAIVEVLPNTTHRLCLWHILQKFPEHLAHVYNKFLDFQRDFRHCIHETITIAEFEEEWASILMKYDLGENNWLQNLYIQREKWVPAYLRSTFCAGMSTTQRSESMNKFFKDYVRSSTMVSDFVHQYEAAIDARYFKEKEKDVQMKSTSAILKTTLKIEEEAALIYTRKSFMIFQEELFDSLRYISRKLS